AGGCAAGCCCTTAACTTCAGTTCATGGATTAATATTTTATCTTAGTATATCATCGATACTTTATGGATCTATGACTGGTACTTGGTTTGGCAGTCCTTTAATTCTTGAAATGTTTCCTATTTTGAATTCATTTAAAGTTAGTTATTTGACAGAGAAAAATAGTGTACAAAATATTATCTTTATCTGCTTTTCAATAGGGGTTTTGCAAATTTCATTGGCTCATGTTTGGAATTTTTTCAGACAAGTAAAGGAAAAGCCCCATATCCATGCAATTGCACAGATTGGTTGGCTTATATGTATAGTTGGTCTTTATTACCTTGTTTTGAATTTAATACTAAGTCAATCTCGGTTTCCAATGTATAATGCTATTTATAATATAATATATTTGGGTGTTGCACTGGTATTTGTTTTTGGCAAACAAGATGGTTCAAATTTTTTCAAGTGTATATTGAAAAGTTTTGGGGGTATTATAGAGCAATTTTTAACCACTGTGTCAGGGTTTGCAGATATAATATCTTATATTAGACTTTTTGCAGTTGGGCTTGCAGGACTTTCAATCTCAGCAAGTTTTAATGCTATGTCAATGCCTTTATTAAAATCTTCTAACATTGGTCTTATAGTAGTTGGAATTATTGTTATACTTTTTGGGCATGTTTTAAATATAATGTTATCTTTGCTTTCAGTAATTGTTCATGGGGTAAGGCTTAATATGCTTGAGTTTTCAAACCATTTAGGGCAAGAATGGAGTGGATATGCTTATAAGCCTTTTAAAAAAATAAAAAAATAAATAAAAAGGAGTACTTATGGATATAGGTTTAATAGGAGTTAATTCAGCTTTGACAATCTCAGCAATAGGTTCTGCGTTGGGTATGGGAGCAGCAGGCAGCGCTGCTATTGGAGCATGGAAGAGGTGTTATATGCAAGGAAAGCCCGCACCATTTTTATTGATTGTTTTTGTATCAGCACCATTGACTCAAATAATATATGGATATATTTTAATGAACACGTTATATGAGGTAATGATGCAGACAAATCCGTGGCTGTTACTTGGAGCTGGTCTTGGTGGTGGATTTGCGATTGCTGTTTCTGGATTTGCTCAAGGTAAAGCTGCAGCAGGCGCTTGTGATGCTTTTTCTGAGACTGGGAAGGGATTTGCTACATACCTATTAGTTTTGGGGCTAATAGAATCTGTTGCTCTTTTTGTAATGGTATTTTTAATGATATTTAAGTTTGTTTAATTTTGATTTATTATCTCTTTTAATTTTAATATTAAATTTTCTCGTAATTTATGAGTTAATTTAATATATTTATTATTATGAGAAATTTGGTTTTATTTTTTTTTGCCCTGCCTTTTTCTATTTCTTTGAATTCCTCAAGTGATAGAAATTTTCCGTATTGGATTTTACTTGAAAAAGGTAGGCAATTTCTTTATTCTAAATCTGAATTTAGTAAGTCTAATCTTACACATGCTATTAATTATTTGCAGGAAGCTTTGCTTAGAAAAGGTGTTTATCCTGAAGCTAGTTATTATTTGTCAGTAGCTTATGGTATGTCTGGTAATTCTGTTCTTGAAAAGTTAAACCTTTACAAATCTTTTGAAGACAAAGATTATTTACTAGATGGATCTTTTGAAAAAAAAATACTTTTTTCTTTAGCCAAAATGGCTGAACTTGAGAATAATTATGTTGATATGATTGATTATTTAAATGATATACTAAATAAGTTTTCAACTAAAAAAGATTATTATAATTATCATGATTATTCTCAAAGCGAAAATAGCACATCAAATGATAAATTTAATGTTTCATTTTAT
This portion of the Borreliella afzelii genome encodes:
- a CDS encoding ATP synthase subunit K (produces ATP from ADP in the presence of a proton gradient across the membrane; the K subunit is a nonenzymatic component which binds the dimeric form by interacting with the G and E subunits), with product MDIGLIGVNSALTISAIGSALGMGAAGSAAIGAWKRCYMQGKPAPFLLIVFVSAPLTQIIYGYILMNTLYEVMMQTNPWLLLGAGLGGGFAIAVSGFAQGKAAAGACDAFSETGKGFATYLLVLGLIESVALFVMVFLMIFKFV